The proteins below are encoded in one region of Syntrophotalea carbinolica DSM 2380:
- the nifD gene encoding nitrogenase molybdenum-iron protein alpha chain: protein MENENSAVKAPIEGIEKKATEELIEKTLELYPEKARKKREPHMSANDPGVEGCTVKSNRKTVPGVMSARGCAYAGAKGVVWGPIRDMAHISHGPVGCGYYSWGTRRNLVDGHQGVDVFSAMQFTSDFQEKDVVYGGDKKLAKICEEVKELFPLAKGISVLSECPVGLIGDDINAVAKKSSKDLDLPVIPCNCEGFRGVSQSLGHHISNDSIRDYVIGTREFADEPTDYDIALIGDYNIGGDAWASKKILDELGLNVKAIWTGDGQIEHIAATHQVKLNLIHCYRSMNYMAKVMEEKWGIPWMEFNFFGPTKIAASLRAIAARFDQKIQDNAEKIIAKYTPKMQAIVDEYRPRLEGKRAMLFVGGLRPRHTIGAYEDLGLEIVGTGYEFAHNDDYDRTYEEMAKGTLIFDDASEIELETWAKEMKVDLVGSGVKEKYVFQKAGIPFRQMHSWDYSGPYHGYEGFPIFARDIDMAINSPTWGLVKAPF from the coding sequence ATGGAAAACGAAAATTCAGCCGTCAAGGCTCCCATTGAGGGCATCGAAAAAAAGGCGACGGAAGAGCTGATTGAGAAGACGCTTGAGCTCTACCCGGAAAAAGCCCGTAAAAAACGCGAACCCCACATGTCCGCCAACGACCCCGGCGTCGAAGGCTGTACCGTCAAGTCCAACCGCAAGACCGTTCCCGGCGTCATGAGTGCCCGCGGTTGCGCCTATGCCGGCGCCAAAGGTGTTGTTTGGGGTCCGATTCGCGACATGGCCCACATCTCTCACGGTCCGGTAGGTTGCGGTTACTACAGCTGGGGTACCCGTCGTAACCTGGTAGACGGTCACCAGGGCGTCGATGTTTTCAGCGCCATGCAGTTCACCTCGGACTTCCAGGAAAAAGACGTCGTCTACGGCGGCGATAAAAAGCTCGCCAAGATCTGTGAAGAGGTTAAAGAGCTTTTCCCCTTGGCCAAAGGCATCTCCGTACTGTCCGAATGCCCGGTCGGCCTGATCGGCGACGACATCAACGCCGTTGCCAAAAAATCCTCAAAGGATCTGGACCTGCCGGTTATCCCCTGTAACTGCGAGGGTTTCCGTGGCGTCAGCCAGTCTTTGGGTCATCACATCTCCAACGACAGTATCCGCGACTACGTTATCGGTACCCGTGAATTCGCCGACGAGCCGACCGATTACGATATCGCCCTGATCGGTGACTACAACATCGGCGGCGACGCCTGGGCCTCCAAAAAGATCCTGGATGAACTGGGCCTCAATGTCAAAGCCATCTGGACCGGCGACGGCCAGATCGAGCATATCGCGGCTACCCACCAGGTAAAATTGAACCTCATCCACTGCTACCGTTCCATGAACTACATGGCCAAGGTCATGGAAGAGAAATGGGGTATCCCCTGGATGGAATTCAACTTCTTCGGCCCCACCAAGATCGCTGCCAGCCTGCGCGCCATTGCCGCTCGCTTTGACCAGAAGATCCAGGACAACGCCGAGAAGATCATCGCCAAGTACACCCCGAAGATGCAAGCGATTGTCGACGAATACCGTCCTCGCCTCGAAGGTAAGCGCGCCATGCTGTTCGTCGGCGGCCTGCGCCCCCGTCACACCATCGGCGCCTACGAAGATCTCGGTCTGGAAATCGTCGGCACCGGCTACGAATTCGCCCACAACGATGACTACGATCGTACCTACGAGGAAATGGCCAAAGGCACCCTGATTTTTGATGACGCTTCCGAAATCGAGTTGGAAACCTGGGCCAAGGAAATGAAGGTCGATCTGGTGGGCAGCGGTGTTAAGGAAAAATATGTTTTCCAGAAAGCCGGCATCCCCTTCCGCCAGATGCACAGCTGGGATTATTCCGGTCCTTACCATGGTTATGAAGGTTTCCCGATCTTCGCCCGGGACATCGATATGGCCATCAACAGCCCGACTTGGGGCCTGGTAAAGGCACCGTTTTAA